A genomic segment from Actinomyces lilanjuaniae encodes:
- a CDS encoding DUF5979 domain-containing protein — protein MRISSFRPAFRHRTVVRGVTASLAVLALLLTMLTALTTPARAAQNPDIDVTVTSLDKSDANGIVQSGFLRVGDVAKLAFTWDAGDTDVSSGDYFSIDLGDAFRNREYPRTNPMTVTVGGQQVTIGSCQLEERTITCTFNDEVETVKEQGGSLLRGSGEALLIAAQVVEAETADMDLNGTTTAVDLPGTGGILPQAQPTYRPATFSKVATPLAATSTTVPWSITIGTTHLESILPGFVADGTTESTVVLTEEAGPGQTFVTNLNSWVFRRASSAESATSLNLVNAAGRVYNSPGEDFTYTVEFNDDATVATMTITGIFEPDTNYSVNAPGGINSGTAVEGVIYRNSVTLEGADVTASAERYYTDSFKIAVELANGFGGFEITKYLDGQALDEIAAGTTFDVDVAYTLPQAASEYTGWTPPGTLADDGLTGTTTLTVTMGKVTVYPGSFPAGTQITLTEDPATASPDASAYQWGDPVLRIGNRVTDTFTVGNRTSTALGLTNTADYKPGTLAVTKTVTGLEAAAPRTYSYTYTCGEVTGTISNVPGDGTPVEAGATIPAGTECTVTEDVDAAAMDGYDLAAPDPVTVTVVPSEEAVTEAAFTNSYTRHTGTFSVAKQVGPEDVPFLADTFDISYTCNTPEGEEVSGTLQVTGGGSAVGGPTLPVGTTCSVSEPEETTQRDGYNVSTLITVDGTEGSQLTIAKDTTSEVSVVNAYTALTGGFQISKEVTGDGAGLADSQTYVFTYTCTGVNGTTTTDTVELVSGATTAVTDVPVGSCTVREADASVDGADLTTTWSVDGEETDGEVTFDVADGATAVVQATNDYTVHRGGFSVAKEVTGAEEADLSAKEFGVTYTCTDGSTGMLAIGADGQSVSGPQVPLGTECTVSEDLASASLAGYTLTAPEDQAVTVEARDQETALTLSNAYTRQTGSFAVSKTVDGDGAARAPQSFSFAYTCTGADGTTTTGTVETADADSAVVTDVPVGRCTISEEDASVEGTDLLTQTVLDGDPVITEEASLTVTDGGMVAVVVTNTYTLHRGSFSVTKVVEGLEDDSEDAGDPDAQAAPRDYLFTYTCTLPEDAADAEGGADEGVVSDQVTVPAGMTVTSPALPVGTECTVSEDAEAAAVDGYALEPAEDQAVTVSTQDTVEEMTFTNTYTREVEPTPEPSESSTPEPSESPAPQPSGEPSTGPSAVVTSGPATPSSEVPASASPSPGGSSVTGSLARTGAAILLPAVAALAAIGGGSLLLRRRRQ, from the coding sequence ATGAGGATCTCGTCCTTCCGGCCCGCCTTCCGCCACCGTACGGTGGTTCGGGGCGTCACGGCCTCCCTGGCGGTGCTGGCTCTCCTGCTCACCATGCTCACCGCCCTGACCACTCCGGCGCGTGCGGCCCAGAACCCTGACATCGACGTCACTGTCACCTCCCTGGACAAGTCTGACGCCAACGGCATCGTCCAGTCGGGCTTCCTGCGGGTGGGCGACGTCGCCAAGCTGGCCTTCACCTGGGATGCGGGCGATACCGATGTCAGCAGCGGGGACTACTTCAGCATCGACCTAGGGGACGCCTTCAGGAACCGCGAGTACCCCAGGACCAACCCGATGACAGTGACGGTGGGTGGACAGCAGGTCACCATCGGCTCCTGCCAGCTGGAGGAACGCACCATCACCTGCACCTTCAACGACGAGGTCGAGACCGTCAAGGAGCAGGGCGGCTCCCTCCTGCGGGGTTCCGGGGAGGCCCTGCTCATCGCCGCCCAGGTCGTAGAGGCTGAGACCGCCGACATGGATCTCAACGGCACCACCACTGCCGTGGACCTGCCCGGGACGGGAGGCATCCTGCCGCAGGCGCAGCCCACCTACCGTCCGGCGACCTTCTCCAAGGTGGCTACGCCCCTGGCGGCAACCTCCACCACCGTGCCCTGGAGCATCACGATAGGCACCACCCACCTGGAGTCGATCCTGCCCGGGTTCGTCGCTGACGGGACCACTGAGTCCACCGTGGTCCTCACTGAGGAGGCCGGTCCGGGCCAGACCTTCGTGACTAACCTGAACAGCTGGGTCTTCCGCCGGGCCTCCTCCGCGGAGTCGGCGACCTCCCTCAACCTGGTCAACGCTGCGGGCCGGGTCTACAACTCGCCGGGTGAGGACTTCACCTACACCGTCGAGTTCAACGACGACGCCACCGTGGCCACCATGACCATCACCGGCATCTTCGAGCCGGACACGAACTACAGCGTCAACGCTCCCGGCGGCATCAACAGCGGAACGGCCGTAGAGGGCGTGATCTACCGCAACTCCGTCACCCTGGAGGGCGCTGACGTTACCGCCAGTGCCGAGCGCTACTACACCGACTCCTTCAAGATCGCCGTCGAGCTGGCCAATGGCTTCGGCGGCTTCGAGATCACCAAGTACCTGGACGGTCAGGCCCTCGACGAGATCGCCGCTGGCACCACCTTTGACGTGGACGTGGCCTACACCCTGCCCCAGGCCGCCAGCGAGTACACCGGCTGGACCCCGCCAGGCACCCTGGCCGATGACGGCCTCACCGGCACCACCACCCTGACGGTGACCATGGGGAAGGTGACAGTCTACCCGGGCTCCTTCCCCGCAGGGACCCAGATCACCCTCACTGAGGACCCGGCTACCGCCTCCCCGGACGCCTCCGCCTACCAGTGGGGCGACCCGGTGCTGCGGATCGGCAACCGGGTGACAGACACCTTCACCGTGGGCAACCGGACCTCCACGGCGCTGGGCCTGACCAACACCGCAGACTACAAGCCGGGCACCCTGGCCGTGACCAAGACCGTCACCGGCCTGGAGGCGGCCGCCCCCAGGACCTACTCCTACACCTACACCTGCGGGGAGGTCACGGGAACCATCAGCAACGTCCCCGGTGACGGGACCCCTGTCGAGGCGGGTGCTACCATCCCTGCGGGCACGGAGTGCACCGTGACCGAGGACGTGGACGCCGCAGCCATGGACGGCTATGACCTGGCAGCTCCCGACCCGGTGACCGTGACGGTCGTCCCCTCTGAGGAGGCGGTGACCGAGGCGGCCTTCACCAACAGCTACACCCGCCACACCGGGACCTTCTCCGTGGCCAAGCAGGTCGGCCCTGAGGACGTCCCCTTCCTGGCCGACACCTTTGACATCAGCTACACCTGCAACACGCCAGAGGGCGAGGAGGTCTCCGGCACACTTCAGGTGACCGGCGGCGGCTCCGCCGTCGGTGGCCCCACCCTGCCGGTAGGGACCACCTGCAGCGTCAGCGAGCCGGAGGAGACCACTCAGCGTGACGGCTACAACGTCTCCACCCTCATCACGGTTGACGGCACCGAGGGCTCCCAGTTGACGATCGCCAAGGACACTACCTCCGAGGTCAGCGTCGTCAACGCCTACACGGCGCTGACCGGCGGGTTCCAGATCTCCAAGGAGGTCACCGGTGACGGTGCCGGCCTGGCTGACTCTCAGACCTACGTCTTCACCTACACCTGCACCGGGGTCAACGGAACCACGACCACGGATACGGTCGAGCTGGTCTCCGGCGCCACCACCGCGGTTACTGACGTGCCGGTGGGCAGTTGCACCGTGAGGGAGGCCGACGCCTCCGTGGACGGAGCGGACCTCACTACCACCTGGAGCGTGGACGGGGAGGAGACTGACGGCGAGGTTACCTTCGACGTCGCCGACGGGGCCACCGCAGTGGTCCAGGCCACCAACGACTACACGGTGCACCGTGGAGGCTTCTCCGTGGCCAAGGAGGTCACCGGTGCTGAGGAGGCCGACCTGTCCGCCAAGGAGTTCGGCGTCACCTACACCTGCACGGACGGCAGCACGGGCATGCTCGCGATCGGGGCGGACGGGCAGTCCGTCTCCGGCCCGCAGGTGCCGCTGGGCACCGAGTGCACTGTCAGCGAGGACCTCGCGTCGGCCTCCCTGGCCGGGTACACCCTGACTGCCCCGGAGGACCAGGCAGTCACGGTGGAGGCTCGTGACCAGGAGACGGCGTTGACCCTGAGTAACGCCTACACCCGCCAGACGGGCTCCTTCGCGGTGAGCAAGACCGTGGACGGGGACGGGGCTGCGCGGGCGCCGCAGAGCTTCTCCTTCGCCTACACCTGCACCGGCGCCGACGGGACCACGACCACCGGCACGGTGGAGACCGCCGACGCCGACAGCGCCGTCGTCACCGACGTACCAGTGGGCCGCTGCACGATCAGCGAGGAGGATGCCTCCGTGGAGGGGACGGACCTGCTCACGCAGACGGTCCTGGACGGGGACCCGGTCATCACGGAGGAGGCCTCCCTCACCGTTACCGACGGCGGCATGGTGGCTGTCGTGGTCACCAACACCTACACCCTGCACCGAGGCTCCTTCTCCGTGACCAAGGTCGTCGAGGGACTGGAGGACGACTCTGAGGACGCTGGGGACCCCGACGCGCAGGCCGCGCCCAGGGACTATCTCTTCACCTACACCTGCACCCTTCCCGAGGACGCCGCTGATGCCGAGGGCGGTGCTGACGAGGGAGTAGTCAGCGACCAGGTCACCGTGCCTGCGGGCATGACGGTGACCAGCCCGGCCCTACCGGTGGGCACGGAGTGCACCGTGTCCGAGGACGCCGAGGCTGCTGCGGTCGATGGCTACGCCCTGGAGCCTGCGGAGGACCAGGCCGTCACAGTCAGCACCCAGGACACTGTGGAGGAGATGACCTTCACCAACACCTACACCCGCGAGGTCGAGCCGACACCGGAGCCTAGCGAGAGCTCGACACCGGAGCCAAGCGAGAGCCCGGCACCGCAGCCCAGTGGGGAACCCAGCACCGGGCCCTCCGCTGTGGTCACAAGCGGCCCCGCGACACCGTCCTCGGAGGTTCCCGCCAGTGCGAGCCCGTCACCGGGCGGCAGCTCTGTGACGGGGTCGCTGGCCAGGACCGGTGCTGCGATCCTGCTTCCCGCTGTCGCTGCCCTGGCGGCGATCGGCGGCGGCAGCCTTCTGCTGCGCCGCCGCAGGCAGTGA